The DNA region GGGCCGCGGCGGTCGCGGCTGTCGGGGTGCGTTCGATGCTTGCGGCGCGGGCCGCTTGGTGGGCGGCGTCGTCGATGCGGATCCGCGCGTCCACCCCTCGGTGGATGACCACCCCGACGAACACCAGCAACATGATCAGGAACGGTGCGGCGATGGTGATTTCGGCGGCCACCGACCCGTCATCTGCGCGCCACCAGTCCGCCCACCCCCGCCGACCGGGGCGCACGCGGCCGTGACACCGTCCTGGGGGCGTGACGGGCGCGCGGGGCGGCGTCGTCCGCGATGGCATCGTCTGCGGTGTCATCGCGGGTCACCCGCTCGCCAGGTCGGGGACGAAGCGTTCGACGGGCCCGACGGCCTCGGCGTGCACGGGCAGGCTCAGGAACGGCACGACCGAGGTCGCGGTCCCGCTGACCCGCACCGAGGCCGAGGCCGCGCTGCGATCCGAGGCGATGGTGGAGCCGGTGAGTGGACCGCTGGCGAGCTGGTCGAGCAGTTGCCGCGCGCTGGACGTACCGGCCGCGGCGGTCCCGTTCTGGGACCGTGCCACCGCGAGCCCCTGCGAGGCGGCGGCTTGGGCTATGTGGGTGGCGTGTGACCAGAGCGCGAACTGCACGATCGCCAGCAGCATCAGCAACAACAGCGGGGTCGCGATGACCAGTTCCGCGCTGACCGAGCCACGATCACCGCGCAGCGCTCGACGGACCCGACGCCATCCGGCGCGAGTCGTTGGCGACCGCTTGCTGTGCTTGTGGCTCACGGGGATCACATGGTGATGCCGTTGGCCTTCTCGGTGACCTTCGCGATGACGATCGCGATCACCGCCAGCGCTGCCACCACGAGCAGCGCGGTCACCAGGACGGTCTCGGTCGAGTACCCGGCCTCCGGCTGGCGCCGCAGCTCCTCCCAGCGCGCCTGCACCACTGTCCACAATGCCTCCACTTGAGTGCGCATCGTGTTGTCCTCCCTTGTCGTTCACGTTCGGTCGTTGCCCGCGCGAGATGCCACAGCCCATGTCACAGTCCATTGAGGACCTGCGTAAGCGCGGGATAGGCGATGAAAGCCAGGAACCCGAGGAACAGCGCCATCACCGGCAAGCTCATGCGCTCGGTGGCCGCTTGGGCGTCGCCCTCGGCCTCGGTGATCTGGTGAGTGCGCAGCGCTCCGGCCTTGGCGGCCAGAGAGGTGCGGACCTTGGCGCCCTCGGTGCCGGCCAGGCTGACCGACGCGGCGAGTTCGGCGAGTTCGGTGACGTCGAGTTCCTCGCCGAGTTGGCGCAGGGTCGCCCACGGGGTCGTGCGGGTGAGGCGGGCGGTGTCCAGGGCGCGGCGGATCTGCTCGAACGCCCACCCGCGGCCGATGTTGACCGAGTCGCCCAGCGCGCTGTCGACCCCGGCTCCCCCGGCCAGGGTGATCCACACCAGGTCCAGGTAGGCCGAGAGGGCGTGGCGGAACCCGGTACGCAACTTCGCGGCTTCGGCGCGGGCCTGCAGGTCCGGCAGGACGAACCCGACGGCCGCCAGGACGAGTCCGGCGATGATCGGGAACTCGAAGCCGGGTCCGAGCCCTGCCGCGGTGAGGACCACGGTCAGCAGGACGGGCAACAGCAGCCCGGCGACGGTGAGGGTGGCTTTCTCCGCCAGGTGGGTCGAGGTCGAGCGGCCGATGACCGCCAGGTCCTTGGCCAGACGTGGGCCGGGGAGCCCCAACGCGCGCAAGGGGGCGATGGCGGGTCGGCCGAGCCGTGCGGCCCAGCCGGTGTCGTCGGTGGCGAGGATGGGTGCAGGAGCGGGTGGGGCAGTGGCGTGTGCCAGCACCGCGCCGAGGGCAGGTCGTGGCGGGAACAGGTAGACCGCCAAGGCCCACAGGCCGATCCCGGATCCGATGCCCAGGGCGATGTAGGTGATCATGGCGTTCACTCCTGCCTCGCGGTGACGAGAACCGGTGCCGGGCTGGTCGCCGAGTCTTGGTCGGCGGTGGAGAGGAAGCGGGCGGGCTGGGCGACGCGGGCGATGCGGCTCAGCCACGCGAACCCGGCGGCGAACAGCGCTCCGATGCCCAGCAGCACGAGCTGCCCGGCAGCGCTGTCGTAGGCGCCCATGTAGTCGCGGTTGAGCAGCACCACCGTGACGGCGAACCCGATGGTGGTGCCGACGATGACGCGCACCGAGGTGCGGGTGCGGGCACGTCCGGCTTCCACGCGCATCCGCATCGAGGCTTGCCCGCGGGCGGCGTCGGCCAACGACCCGAGCAGTTCGGCGAGCTGGCGGGTCTGCTGTTCGGCGGCCAGCAGCAGGGCGGCGATGACCAGGTCGCCGACCGGGTCGTCCAGACGTTCGCCGAGACGGCGCAGTGCGGGTGCCAGGCGGTCGCCGTTCTCGATGCCGGCGGCGAGCTCGCCGACCTCGCCGCGAATGGCCGTCGGCGCCAGCGGCGCTGTGGCCAGGATCGCCTGCTCTAGCCCGGCTGCGGCCGACAGGGTGTCGCGCAGCATCTCGGTCCAGGTGGCGACGGCCTCGATCCGCGCGACTCGGCGGGCGTGCTCGGGGTCGCGGCCCAGCACCCGCGGGAGCGCCCAGGCGGCGAGGCCGGCCAGGACGGCGCCGACGACCCAGCCGGTGAGCAGACCGGTCACCACCCCTGCGGTCACGGCCAGCGCGATCCGCAGGCTCCGGTGCTGATCGACGGGCCCGGCTGTACGTGTCCGGGTGCGGCGCTGACGCCGTGGGTCGGTGCCGCGCCAGCCGAGGACCACCAGCAGCAGACCGAGCCCGGTGCCGACACCGAGCAGCGCCGCGGCGGCCGTGGTGGGGCTGAGGGTGATGTTCACGGTGTCCACCAGCCCTCGGGGTTCTCCAGCACGCCGGGGTCGAAGCCGACGTCGACCAGGTCGTCGAGGGTGTCGCTGCGCAGCGCTCCGGCCACGGGGCGGGCGCGGCGGTCGGGGCCTGGGCGGTAGACCTCGTTGGAGATCACCTGTGGGCCGTCGGCGCCGACGACCTCGCGGATCGAGGACACGACACGGGTGCGTCGATCCTCGGCGCGGGCCAGGTGCACCACGAAGTGCACAGCGCTCGCGACCAGCAGGTTGGTGGCTTCCAGCGGGAGCCGTTCGACCCCTTGGGCGGCGTAGGAGGCGAGGCGGGTGAACGCGATCCGGGAACTGGAGGCGTGCAGGGTGGCCATCGAGCCGTCGTTGCCCTGGGACATGGCGTTGCACATCGGAATGACCTCGGGGCCGCGGATCTCGCCGACGATCACCCGGTCCGGCGACATGCGCAGGCCCCACCGCACGAGTTCGGCCTGGCTGATCGCGCCTTCGCCTTCGACGTTGGCTTCGCGCGCCTGGAAGGCGGTCACGTCGGCGTGGATGTCCGGGTCGTGGTCCAACCCGAGTTCGAAGGCGTCCTCGATGGTGACGATGCGCTCCAACGGATCCATCTCGGATGCCAGCGCACGCAGCAGGGTGGTCTTGCCCGCGCCGGTGCCGCCGGTGATCAAGACATTCTTGCGGGCCTTGACCAACGCCCGCAGGAACTGCTCCAGGCCGGGATCGACGGTGCCTCGGCGGCGCAGCTCCGGAAGGGTGACGGTGAGGTAGCCGTGGCGGCGGATCGACAGGGCGGTCACGCCCCCGGCGGTCAGGCCCATCACCGCGAACAGCCGCTCGCCGCCGGGGAGCTGGAGGTTGACCGCCGGGGAACCCTGGTCGAACCGCCGCTCCTGGCTGCTGGCGCGGGCGGCGAGCAGCCGGACCAAGTCAGTGAGTTCCTCGTTCGAGCCCGCGATCGAGGCGACCGGGGCGCGGCGGCCGTCGTTGTACTGGACGAACACCCGATCGAACCTGTTGGCGTTGATCGTCTCCACCATCGGGTCGTCCAGCAGCGGCTGCAGCCCGGCCATGCCGAACAGCTCGTTGACGACCTCCCCGACGACCCGCTGCTCGACCTCGCGAGGCAGCAACTGCCGGCCCGCGGCCAGCTCGTTCTCGGTGTGCACACGCAGCGCCTCGTCGAGGATGCCGCGCGCCAGCTCCCGCCGGGCCTCGCGGGTCGCGGTCGTCCCGGTGCGGTCCTGCTGATCAGCCACCCGCTGCGGCAGCTCGGCATTCAACCGCTCCCGCAAGTGCTGCCGCAGCCGCGTGGTAGCGGCCGACAGGTCAGCCGTGTCCTCATCGGTGCCCCAGCCCAGCGGCGGCACACCAGCGTCAGGGCCAGGTGCGGGGGCCGGTCCGGATGGCTGTTGGTGGGGGCGCAGCGGCACCGGCGCCGGGTACTGGTTGGTCGGGTACGTCACGATGCCTGCCCTCCCTGCTGGTCGCGGTGGCCGGTTGCGGGGTTCGGTGCGACGCGCACGCCGTTGGACGAGACCGCGCCGGGCGGCACACCCGGAACCGAGCGCAGGACCGGGACCTGCGTCACCGGCTCAGCGGTCCGGGGCGCAGTTCGGCTTGCCGGTGTGCGCTCGCGGGTGGCGAGTTCAGTGGCGACGCGGTGGGCGAACCGGCCGAGTGCCGAGTGCTCGGGGCCGCTGCGACCCCAGCGCAGCTTGTTCGGCCGGCCGCACAGCACGGCCGCGCCGCTCGGGTCGTCGGGCACGCGCCCCAGCGGTGACACGCCGAGTTCGCGGGCGACCTCGGCGGTGGAGTAGCCGTCACCCACCAGAAGCAGCACCGGGTTCGGGCTCCAGCGGCCGACCGCGGGCAGCCGGCGCGGCAGGTGCGCGAGGTCGTCGGCGTGAGCCCGCGACAGCAGCACGACCGCGTCGGAGGCGCGCACGATCGGCAGAGCGGGCGAGCCGGGGTCCACACGCCCGCAGTCGACGATGACCACCGTGCCGGGCTGGTTGGCCGCCGCGCGGAGCACCCCGAGCCCGCTGGTCGGGTCCGGTGCCAAGGCCGACAGTGCCGCGCGGGCTTGGTCGGCATCGGGTGGGGCGCAGATCACCGGCAGGCCGCCGGGAAGCTGCTGGGTGTGCCGCCACACCAGGTCGGCGTCGGCGCCGCGGCGCGCGGCGGCGGCAAGGCTCACCAGGCCCGGTGTCGAGGACAGGGAGAACCGCAGGCCGAGATCGCCACCGGAAGGATCGGCCTCGACCATCAGTGCGCGTGCCGGAGCGGGCCAGCGGGCGGCCAGGGCCACGGCCAGCGTGGTGGTGCCCGGTGAGCCTTTCAGGGACAAAACCGAGATCAACATCAGCGACCTCCAGCGGAGAGCATCACGATCGACAACTGCCCGGCCGGCACCGCGGCGACCTGGCGGGCGGCGGGCTCGGACAGCTGCACCGAGACCACGGTGTTCTGGTCGTTGGCCGGGGTGGTCACGCTGGTCACCACCGCGGGCCAGACCGTGCCGCCATCGGCGGGCGGACTGGGCGCCGATCCGGCCTGGCCGGGCACGAACACCACCGACACCCGCGCTCCCGGTCCAACTTCCGCGGGGAACTGGCCGGGTTTGAGCGCGAGGGCGGCGATGGCCTGCCCGCTCGCCGGGAGCGCGGCGCCGCCGACGGCATCCGGGGTCAGCAGCGCCCCGGCCGACAGGCTGGTGGCCATCGGCCTGCCGACCACGGTGGCCGCCTGGTCCGCGCCCACGACGGCGACACCAGGGTCGACCGCGACGTTGACCTGCCGCAGGTCCTGGATGGTCAGCACGTGCCCCACCTGAACGCCGCGAGTTAGCGCGAGCACGGCTTGCCGATCTCCGGAATTCAGCGAGATCAGCACGAAGCCGCCCACACAGGCCAGGACGAGCAGCACGCCGAGCAGCAGGTACGGCACGCTGCGGCGACGCCCTGTAGTGCGCAACCGCGAGGCGGAAGGCTTCTTGCCGTCGTTGACCCAAGGGCCGTTGGCCGTGCTCGTGGCTCGGTCCGTGTCGGGCCGGATCGTGGTGTCGGTGCTCACGCCGGTACCTCCAAAAGGCATGCGGGTAGTGCGCCGCGTCGCCAGAGGGTGGTCAGCGAGCGGAACAGGTGGTCATCGCTTTGTGGGCTGGGAAGTGGTGCCTCGCGGGGAGGCCGTGGCGTCGGTCAGCCGCCGCCGTTGTTGAGGGCCTGCGACTCCGCCACGCGGAAGGTCGCGTTGCCCGTCGTGGTCATGTCCGGGAACGTCCCGCCCTGACCCGCACCGGACCAGGTCACCGTCCAGTGCACGGTCGCCGTCACCGGGTACGCTTGCCCCGGCTGACTCGCCGACGAACGGCGGTAGACGTGGCCACAATCCGGCGACGGCGCCTTGGGATCTGCGCCTGCCTTGTACGGCGTTCCGGCGCCCGTGCAGGTGACGGTGGAGCCGTCACCCATTGCCCAAGACACGGAGGTCGGCGTCGCGACCGCCGTCACCGACACGCCGGGAACCGAGGCAGTGGCAGAGACCGGGCCCCAGCCGCCGGACAGCCACATCCAGGTCGGCAGGTTCACCAACTGGTCGCCGGCCGGGTTCGCCGCGATCGACGGCGAGGGCAGCCGGAGCTGCTTGCGGGCCATCTGCGCGAGCTCAGCGGGCGAGGGCAGCAAGGCCGCGCCCGGCTGCTGACCGTCGGCGATCCACACCGGCGGCCGGTAGAGCCCATCCATGACGCCCTCGGTGGTGCACTTCCACACGTACCACGCGCCCGGCCCTTGACCAGGCTGCGCCGCTTGGGCACGGAACGCCGTCGGACGGAACACCGCAGCGTGGACCACACCGCCGTTGGTCGTCGGCGGCTTGTAGGAGGCGGTGACCACGCCACCGGAGGGCGGCTGATAGTCGCTTTTGACGTAGGAACAACTCGCCAGGTTCGAGTCCCCGCCAACGATCGTGTCGCCGGGGTTGGTCGGCTTCCCGTTGCCGGGGTTGTTGCCGGTCCCAGGGCGGCCTGGGTTGTTGCCGTGTCCAGGGTTGCCCGGCCGTCCGTTGTTACCGTTGCTGCCAGCTCCCAGCTCGCACGCTGGAGTGGGAACCTGACTGCAATTCGTGCTTCCCCAGCCGCCATCGGCCAGAGCGGGAGCTGCGAGACCGAACAGGCTTGCAGCGACGATTCCCGTGACAGTCGCAAAACGTCGCATGATCAACACGTCCCCACGTCGTGTACGCCGAAGTCGGACACCTTCCAGGAGCCGTCGGACTGCTTCTCGACGATGGCGTTGATCTCCTGGCGTCCTCCCGGCTCTTTGTCAGCGACTTGGCCGTTGTCCGCGCGATACTTCAACCAATTCGTCGAGTCTCCGCAGTCGGAAACAATGATCTTCTTCGGCTCACCGGCCGGTTCCGCGGAGGATACGGTCGGGTTCAGCACCGGCTCACCCTTGGTGACCAGGCCGTTGTAGTGATCGGCGTAAAGGCCGCGCGACATGTTCGTCAGCGCCACGCCCGTCGCGTGCTGCCCCAGCTTCGAGGACTGCCAGTCGGATGTACGCCCGGCCTCGACGAAGTCTTGCCACATTCCTCGGTAGGCGGCCAAAGCATCGTTCTTCGCCTTGTCCGCTGCGGAGACCGCAGCACTCGGGCTCGACGACGCCGAAGGTGCCTCCACAGGACTCGACGTCCCGGAAGGCGGGCCCTCCGTGCCGCCGGAGCTACAAGCTGCGAGAACCGCGCAGGCCGCAGCACCGACGACCACGCGACCACCCCAGGAGCGAAACGTCCCCCCTACCACAGGCGCACCCCCACACTTCCGTAACGATCGTCTTGTGTCTCGTGACACTCACCACGTCTACACCACGGACCCCCACCGACTGCAAAGTCGGAAAGCACTGACTTTGAAGTCGGTATGACATCCACTCACAAAGATTCACTCGATCGGTCCATTTCGGTCACTCTGGGGGTCGTCGCGAGGTAACACTTAGAGCGAAGGATGCGGCGTCTTGGGGGCGAAAGCTGTGCTGATCTTGCTACGAAGGGTGATAAGAGGTGAGGTCGCTTGACCTCACCAATATTGATCATTTCGTGGACCGCACTCGGCGTGCTGGTTGGGGGCGTACTCGGACTACTGACACGAAAGCTGCTGCAGACGAGGGCGCTCAGCCGCTGGAACTGGACAGTGGCGGCAGCCCTCACCGGACTGCTGTTCACGGCGCTGGCCTGGCGGTTGGACTGGAGCCTCGCCTTGCTGGCCTACAGCTACCTGGCGGCCGTGCTGGTACCGCTCGCGATGGTGGACCTGGCCGTGCAGCGCCTTCCCGGCGTGGTGGTGCTGCCGAGCTATCTGGTGCTTGCCGTCGCCTTCGGCGTGGACGCCGTGCTTCACGCGAACTACGACAACCTGCTGCGGTCGGTAGCTGGCACGGTTGTCCTCGCTGCGGTCTACCTCGGCCTCGCACTCGCGGTCGGCGGGCTCGGTGCTGGCGACGTCAAGCTCGCCGGCCTCCTGGGGCTCGCGCTCGGCTGGTGGAGCTGGACGGCGCTGTTCACTGGAACGTTTCTCGGATGGCTGCTCGCAGCAGTTGTTCGGGTCGCGCTCAGGACCACCGGCCGTGCCGAACGGGACGACCCGATGCCGCTCGGCCCCTTCCTCGCACTGGGTGCCGTAGCGACCGTCATGTTGAACGCGACAGGCTCATAGCGCACGAGAGCGTGCTGGTCATCCGAGCTGCTCCGAGTAATACGTGACGCCCGTCGTCAGGGCGTCATGGGCGCGAGCCAGACGCTGTGCCATGTCGGGCCGCAGCATGGTCTTGGCCTCGGCGAGTTCGACGAAGGCGAACTCTGCGATCTCCGGATCGGAGATCCGGATGGTCTTCACCTGCGCGGGCGACAACGTCCCGCCGTCGAAGATGAACACCAGCTGGTCATCCCACGGTCCGTGAGGTCCGACCCAGTCCAGCACCAGAATGCGGCCGGCGGTGACGGTGAGGCCGAGTTCCTCGGCCAGCTCGCGGGTGCCTGCCACTCGCGGCGGTTCGTTGCTCTCCGCCATGCCGCCGGGGAGATCCCAGTTGTCCTTGTAGGTGGGGTTCACCAGCAGAACGCGCCCGGCTTCGTCTCGGATCAGCAGATCAGCGGCTACGCGCTTGCGCGCTTGCTTGGCGTTGCCCTCCGCGAGGTAGGCAAAGCGCGCCTCGTCGTCGGTCATACCGGCCACAACGACACCGCACCGTTGGCTTCCCCGGAGGCGACCGAGAGGCCGGCCAGAGCGGCGAGGAACGACGACACCTGGCCCGACTTCGGTGCCAGACTCAGCAGGCCGCCAAGGGCTCGAAGCTGATGGACCACCCTCGCCGAGCTCAACGAGGCGGTCGTGTCACAGGCTTCGTGGCCGATTGCTGCCGCTTCGTCGACCCGGCCCGCGTGCACCAGGACGTTGGCGAGGGTGAGCTGGGCGAAGGTGCGGCTTCGGACGCGGTCTCCCGACCTCAGCCGGATGACCTCCCGAGCACATCGTTCGGCCTCGCCGAGTTCCGTTAGTTGCAGGAAGCACAGCGCGGCCTCGCTCGCCAGCGACGCCTCGTCAAACCCTGCGATCCATTGCGCGGGTTGTTCTCCTTGAACGTTGTCCAGGATGCGCTCGGCGTCTTCCAACGCGGTGCAGCACCCTGCGCGGTCGCCGATGAGGGCGAGCCCGCGGGCACGCATGGCGTGGAGTCGGGCGATCAGGCGCGAAGTGCCGTCGGCCGCCGTGGCTTGTCCAAGCCCTTCGGCGGCGATGCGCAAGGCATCGTGCGGCTGTCGCAGCTCGATAGCTAGATGCGCCATCGAGGCACAGGCGTTCGCGGCCAGTGCCCGATCGCTTCCGGCCAACGCCAACCGGAAGGCGCGATCGAAATACCCTCGTGCATTTCCGTCTTTGCCGCTGTCGTGTGCCATCCATCCGGCGATCTCGGTGATCGACGCGGCAGCTGAGAACAACCGGGGAACGGAGACGCCGAAAGCGGGTGAAACCAACTGTGGCGCTATTTCGCGGGTCAGGTATTGAGCGACCGACGAATACAGGGCGCCGCCACCGACTCTACGGTCCGCGACCTGCCATTGTTGAGCTGTCGCGAAGATGCTGTCGACTACTTGCTGACCGTCAAGGTCACTCAAAGCCGCTATGTCGTCGAGCGCAGCCGTGGATTTGAGCACGTGATGTGAAGCAGTTCCACCCAGTAGCGCGACGAGGCGGTCGGGCGTCAGCTGGAGTGCCTTCGCCAGGTTCGGACGCATCCAGGGCTGAGGTTTCTGAACGCCTCGCTCCCAGCGCGCGACGGTGGATCGGTCGACCCCCATCCTGCTGGCGAGCGCCTCTTGCGTGTACCCGAGGGCTTCACGACGGTCCGCGAGGCTCTGTCGCCGCACAGTCATACCGCTCCCTTGTCGCTGGTGGCCCCAGGATCGTCCCGCTGTCGTTTGCGCAGGTCAAGTCCAACTCGCGCCAGGCAACCTCAGAACCATAATGGATCTTGACCCGGCCGGAGGGAGTTGGGCTTCCGGGGGTGCGTGTCGATCTGTTCGACATTGGGTGCGGCTATCACAAGTCGCCCTGTCGTGTCTCCCTTTTTTTGCGGTCAGTACCCAGAGTATTACGCGGTTTCACCCGTTTGGCACAAGCGCGCCCGATTGGGAAAAGCGCAGGTCAGGTGCCCTGTCGCCCCGTGGACGCCCCATCGCCGCTGCGTCCCCGCTCTGGTTTGTGCCGCGCGGTGGACGTTTAGCTGCGTTGGCGGGTTAGCGGTGGTTCTACCAGCACCGTTACCCGCTCTCCGGTTCGGCCGGTGAACAACTGAAACGCTCGACGCTATGGGAGTAGCAGAAGTTCAGGACAAAGTAAATCGGGACTCGCTGAGTTACGGAGTAGATGATGACACTCTCCCAGCGATTCGCGGAACCTGCGGTTTCGCGATGCCCACAAACAAAGCTCGCTGTGCCGTTCCTCGTGCAGCCGGTGTGGGTACGGAGTTGGACCACCGCACGAGGCGGTGACGCACGATGAACGACCGCGGACCTTGGGCGGTGACGTGCCGGGACATCGCCGGCCGCCCTCGGAGCCTGACGGTGCTCGTGCGTGGCTCGGATGTCGTGGTGATGGCACCCCCAGGTGAGGTTGCCAGGCTCGACGCCGCTGAGGCCGAGCAGTTCCGCTCCGTCATTGCCACCGCCGTTAAGGTGGCCGCCACTCCTGCCCCCGGTGGGTCTGGCCCCTCCGAGGAAACCGGCATAGCGAGCACGGTGAAGCAGTACGGCGACGGTGGGCCCCCAACCGTCGCGGGGCGCCCTGCTTCACCGTCATGTCGCGGCGGAACCACGACCCCGATACCTGGTTCCGCCGCGATCCCCACCCTGCGAGGTGGCGCCGCGTGATGCCCCTGGCTCCGGTCATTACCGCGATCGCCGCCGTGGTGTTCGTCGGTTGCCTGCTGTTGCGGGCATTCCGGCAACGACGCTCCGAGGCCACCTCCGGCAGACACAGCCTGGCCGTGTCGCCCTACGTAGGCAGGCATTGGCGTCAGCCGAAGCAGCCACCGTCGCCCATGTTGCTGCACGCGCTGAAGACAGTCGGCACGCACGGCTTGGGCTTCATCAGGGAAAGCGAAGCCGCGTGAGCCGCCTCGAAAACCGGGAAACGACCGTGCGCTTCACATGCGGTCCGCCGGTACGGGGCCGGAGCGATGCCTGATGTTCCCTGATTCACGAACTCGCGCCGATCGTTGATCAGCGCGATCCGCGCGGCCATGAAGTGCCGCGTCCTCGATCACGGCGGGGCCGGGGTTTTCCCTTTGAGGCGCCTCGGCTCCGCCGCACCAACCCCTGCACGACGGGAGCCTTTCCATGACCACAGCAACCGCGACCGACACCCGCCAGCCTGACGACATCGCACCGAGCGTGCTCCGGCGGTACTACACCAACCTGCTGAGCTGGCCGACGACGATCGACTCGGAAACCGGCGAAGTCCGGCTGCGCTTGGGCGAGACCATCGACGCGCTGGTGATGCGGGCAGGGTTCGGCGGCGAGGTGAACCACGAGCTCGTCCGGGCGATGATGCGCGCGCCGATCATCGTCGTGCCCGGCAAGAAGGCGGCCGACTGGGTCTTCCTGACCCAGCCGCGCACGCCCATGCGCCAGTCGACCGTTGACGACCTCATGGCCGCCCAGATCGGGTGGTACAAGCCGGGCGACACGGTCGCGCTGCCCGCGTTCGGCACGACCGAGGGCGGCCTGTTCTGGTTGCAGCGCCCCCAACCGGGCGGGGAACTCCCGAGTTGGGGAGCCGTTGTCGGCGCGG from Alloactinosynnema sp. L-07 includes:
- a CDS encoding TadE/TadG family type IV pilus assembly protein is translated as MPVSHKHSKRSPTTRAGWRRVRRALRGDRGSVSAELVIATPLLLLMLLAIVQFALWSHATHIAQAAASQGLAVARSQNGTAAAGTSSARQLLDQLASGPLTGSTIASDRSAASASVRVSGTATSVVPFLSLPVHAEAVGPVERFVPDLASG
- a CDS encoding type II secretion system F family protein — protein: MITYIALGIGSGIGLWALAVYLFPPRPALGAVLAHATAPPAPAPILATDDTGWAARLGRPAIAPLRALGLPGPRLAKDLAVIGRSTSTHLAEKATLTVAGLLLPVLLTVVLTAAGLGPGFEFPIIAGLVLAAVGFVLPDLQARAEAAKLRTGFRHALSAYLDLVWITLAGGAGVDSALGDSVNIGRGWAFEQIRRALDTARLTRTTPWATLRQLGEELDVTELAELAASVSLAGTEGAKVRTSLAAKAGALRTHQITEAEGDAQAATERMSLPVMALFLGFLAFIAYPALTQVLNGL
- a CDS encoding type II secretion system F family protein, which produces MDTVNITLSPTTAAAALLGVGTGLGLLLVVLGWRGTDPRRQRRTRTRTAGPVDQHRSLRIALAVTAGVVTGLLTGWVVGAVLAGLAAWALPRVLGRDPEHARRVARIEAVATWTEMLRDTLSAAAGLEQAILATAPLAPTAIRGEVGELAAGIENGDRLAPALRRLGERLDDPVGDLVIAALLLAAEQQTRQLAELLGSLADAARGQASMRMRVEAGRARTRTSVRVIVGTTIGFAVTVVLLNRDYMGAYDSAAGQLVLLGIGALFAAGFAWLSRIARVAQPARFLSTADQDSATSPAPVLVTARQE
- a CDS encoding CpaF family protein, with translation MPPLGWGTDEDTADLSAATTRLRQHLRERLNAELPQRVADQQDRTGTTATREARRELARGILDEALRVHTENELAAGRQLLPREVEQRVVGEVVNELFGMAGLQPLLDDPMVETINANRFDRVFVQYNDGRRAPVASIAGSNEELTDLVRLLAARASSQERRFDQGSPAVNLQLPGGERLFAVMGLTAGGVTALSIRRHGYLTVTLPELRRRGTVDPGLEQFLRALVKARKNVLITGGTGAGKTTLLRALASEMDPLERIVTIEDAFELGLDHDPDIHADVTAFQAREANVEGEGAISQAELVRWGLRMSPDRVIVGEIRGPEVIPMCNAMSQGNDGSMATLHASSSRIAFTRLASYAAQGVERLPLEATNLLVASAVHFVVHLARAEDRRTRVVSSIREVVGADGPQVISNEVYRPGPDRRARPVAGALRSDTLDDLVDVGFDPGVLENPEGWWTP
- a CDS encoding chromosome partitioning protein; protein product: MLISVLSLKGSPGTTTLAVALAARWPAPARALMVEADPSGGDLGLRFSLSSTPGLVSLAAAARRGADADLVWRHTQQLPGGLPVICAPPDADQARAALSALAPDPTSGLGVLRAAANQPGTVVIVDCGRVDPGSPALPIVRASDAVVLLSRAHADDLAHLPRRLPAVGRWSPNPVLLLVGDGYSTAEVARELGVSPLGRVPDDPSGAAVLCGRPNKLRWGRSGPEHSALGRFAHRVATELATRERTPASRTAPRTAEPVTQVPVLRSVPGVPPGAVSSNGVRVAPNPATGHRDQQGGQAS
- a CDS encoding A24 family peptidase codes for the protein MTSPILIISWTALGVLVGGVLGLLTRKLLQTRALSRWNWTVAAALTGLLFTALAWRLDWSLALLAYSYLAAVLVPLAMVDLAVQRLPGVVVLPSYLVLAVAFGVDAVLHANYDNLLRSVAGTVVLAAVYLGLALAVGGLGAGDVKLAGLLGLALGWWSWTALFTGTFLGWLLAAVVRVALRTTGRAERDDPMPLGPFLALGAVATVMLNATGS
- a CDS encoding NUDIX hydrolase, which gives rise to MTDDEARFAYLAEGNAKQARKRVAADLLIRDEAGRVLLVNPTYKDNWDLPGGMAESNEPPRVAGTRELAEELGLTVTAGRILVLDWVGPHGPWDDQLVFIFDGGTLSPAQVKTIRISDPEIAEFAFVELAEAKTMLRPDMAQRLARAHDALTTGVTYYSEQLG
- a CDS encoding helix-turn-helix transcriptional regulator; this encodes MTVRRQSLADRREALGYTQEALASRMGVDRSTVARWERGVQKPQPWMRPNLAKALQLTPDRLVALLGGTASHHVLKSTAALDDIAALSDLDGQQVVDSIFATAQQWQVADRRVGGGALYSSVAQYLTREIAPQLVSPAFGVSVPRLFSAAASITEIAGWMAHDSGKDGNARGYFDRAFRLALAGSDRALAANACASMAHLAIELRQPHDALRIAAEGLGQATAADGTSRLIARLHAMRARGLALIGDRAGCCTALEDAERILDNVQGEQPAQWIAGFDEASLASEAALCFLQLTELGEAERCAREVIRLRSGDRVRSRTFAQLTLANVLVHAGRVDEAAAIGHEACDTTASLSSARVVHQLRALGGLLSLAPKSGQVSSFLAALAGLSVASGEANGAVSLWPV